The Artemia franciscana chromosome 13, ASM3288406v1, whole genome shotgun sequence genomic sequence TACTCAACAGGTCTATACctaatctattgaaattttgacaaaacaagttttaccttaattttatattatcagTTTCTTTATACTGGCTTTAggtcttaaaatgcaattccttttatttgagtagcattttcagccatatcaatggttttttttttaattcaggaagtgtatttgcatatctttaaaaccttataaagtgggattgaggaaagctgtgaaacTGAAACCAGTTTCTTTGTATTTCATGTAAGCAGACCTTCTCAGGATATActtttagcctttagacccatccctgaaagttttttctaatctaaccccctggtgctcttttatgcattgtataaattgtgaagaaatgcctgGCCTCTTATTTAACAGAATtggctaaaagtcttagaagtatcttatatcaaattacatctgatacagtttaattttttttagagatgacaaagaacagcattaaagctgagtatttgctttgcaagacatgtgtcccttctgttgtaaagcattttagaTAGATCCTAACCATGGGtgtattgctgttgcaaatggttttgcttaatTGAGTGTTTgtaaaacaaatagcaaatgtaaatttgtttttttattattattttaagacaAGAATATCTCAAAGCTAAGCattcaccatgctagtttgcatcttaagtaaatgcaatccctgctggagctttgtAAAATATAGTGTGTATAGAAGAgtagtgaaaatggctgtaaatccatcctggctttttttttcaatattttctttttttaaatagttgttTTACTCTGGTCATAATGGTGTTcctggctaagtggaaagcactccCAGTTAtaaatcctttgtccatggggtacaggtttgattcctggtattaccagtttatttgttttgaatgggggtcagtgatgttacTCAGTAATCTCAGACAGAtttaaaccagctctaaatgggcaaatggagaaatatgggAAAGATAAGCAGggagggtgtgcaaaagcacaggatttctggcccccagcccttcATTGCAACTCTCTgccaaagggtcacaaagtggaaattagcactgccagtttagaccttgacatgtcagtgctgccatacttacttacttgcatattggtgttgagtttgcACACATTTTATCTCATTGATATCCAAAATCATTTAGACAATCAGCTAGCAGTCTCAAAGCACAATTAATTTTGAGTAGTTTTTCAGGCCTAgctgactttccctttatagcaaatgtttattgttgtgtataatgtagatattttaaaataattgatcattaagaagtcccttttagttttatcaagtttttcgGGTAATAAATGAGTGTTGTCGCTTTTATCTCTTTAGAAACTATCAAATCTCATTGCTCTCTAGTTTCTCAAGGCTCTCTAGTTTGAATTGAGGGCACTTGGTTGATAGTTTTTGTGTTTCCCATTTTCCCAACATAATTTTTGCATTGTGTTACTGCGTGTCCAGAAGGCAATCTCGCCAGCCTTTTTCAATGGTTAGTCTGGCAAAtagctgattttatttttgtgatcTTAGTAGTGACAACCAGCTTTGCAATATTAACCATCAGTGTAGGCAATGCAGTAATGTTGCCTCACAAAAAGATGGTATTAGGCTATacattaatgttttttgttgttttttagatgCGAGAGAAGCATGGCATGTATGAGGCATTAACAAAAGAGATGGAAGCTTCCGACGATGAGCTCTTCTTTCAGACTTACAGAATGTCAAAAGAGCAGATGGACTTTATTGCGTCATGTGTCAGTTCACTAATAGAGAAAAATGACACTGTTATGAAGCCTGCTATTGTTGCCAAGTGTAGACTGGCAATGACTCTCAGGTAACAATTTCTGACTTTGACAAAgttttatcaataataaaaattttcagagctATTTCAAGTGTGTTTGCAGCTATTATAGGTGTAAACACCTAAGTTTGATTATGATTCTGGTTCTTAGATGATCTCCTGTAAGCGTGCTTAGTATTGCCACTTTGTTAATATTTGTACCGCCATGTCTCCCATTCTGTAACGTTTgagggttaaaaaaaattatagtttgtaaaaaaactcaaattagaTGGCTAGCAAGTTCTTGTCTAATAAACCTTACTTACTACTTACTGAACTTCCTCGAGCTTGGGTGTATTTAATAATTACACTTTTGTGTAGCTTGTTCATAGCAGATTCCTCATTTATTTGGATAAGcctatattttgtaaaaattgacaTTATTTCTCACTAGTTGTCAGTACATTCTGCAGGTTTGGAACGTTTTCAGTTGAGGAAGTTAGGCTTTTCATATAGAATTTCCTTGATACAAGGTTTTTGAAAGCTGAAATGCTGCAGCAAATGTTACTTTAATCATAGCTTTCAAGTACCATTTTGTAGTAGCCTAGGCCTGCTCCACTCTAGAGAATTAAGTTCTGggtctaattttctttttttttttttagattcttggCTAGTGGAGATTCAATGTTCAGCTTATCAATAGCCTTCAGAGTCTCGAGAGCTGCACTTAGTGGCATTATTATGGAGACTTGTCAGGCATTATGGACTGTCCTTCAGCCTCTTTACATGAAGCCTCCAACTGAAGAAGATCTCAAGCTGGTTTCAAGGGAGTTCAATGATCTGTGGCAGTTTCCAAACTGCAAGGGGCAGTTGATGGAAAGCATTGTAGGATTCATAAGCCCCCCAATTCTGGCTCTGATTACCACAACTTTAACGACTTTGAAAGCATAGTGCTTATGGCTGTCGTCGATGCGCGATACCGCTTCTTATACATAGACGTTGGTGCAGAAGGTAAAGAAAACGACAGTACCGTTTTCAAAAGGTCAAGCTTTGGAAAAGCCCTGGAAGTGAACAGGCTTCCAGTACCAGGTGATAAAGAGTTGCCGAATACCTCCTGCCCTTTGCCGCGTGTCTTTATTGGCGACGAGGCATTCCCGTTGAAGACGAATTCCTTGAAACCATTTTCACGATATGGTGACCTAACCACAgacaaaaaaatcttcaattacAGACTGTCTAGAGCCCGTCGTGTCGTGGAAAACACTTTTGGAATCCTCGCCTCTCGATTTCGGGTGCTTAAAAGTACCATGATGGGCAAACTCGAGACCATCGATCACATTGTGAAGGCCGTGTGCGTTCTTCATAATTTCCTAATGGTGACGAATGCTCAGAATGGAAACAGTTATTTCACACCTGTCTTGGTTGACCGTGAAGCAAGTGGACAGATAATTCCAGGTTCGTGGCGGCGACAGAGTATACCTGTATTGCCAAGTGGTAACATTTCTGGAAACTTTTCAGGCAGAGATGCATTGAAAATTCGTGAGGCTTTTAAAGACTATTTTTGTGGAGTTGGTAGAGTGCCGTGGCAAGACGAGGCTATTCTACGTGgaaatttctgcttatttttctttagtggATGAATCGCTTATTCATGTTTTAGTGTATGTTTGtgccaattttttaagatttacaatTATTTGTCTTGGTTAAAGTCTCAGGCCCACCTTTGGCCTcctgcaaatttaaaataatgcccGGGCCCCACTACGGACACACCTATCgcaattctgtttttagatgtttttaaGGGGGGTTTTTACACGTTCCTCTCTCAACCCGTTCATAAAATCTAGGATGGAATAATCCATCTCCCGTTTTAATTTGTTATGAACAACCAATGAGAGAGAAGCGTCCTAAACGTCTTAAAAACTTCTTAAATACCGAATTACGAACAGGTGTGTCCGTAGTGGGGCCCGGGCATAAAAGACGTTGGAACAGAGCTTTTGGGCCCCCCTCCCTGCAATTTAGGCCTAACTTAGCAATTGGGACACGGCATGTATAGCTCATTGTTTTCTGACGATATTTCTCATGTAGGTTTGCTTCATTATATCTATTAAGTGGGCCCCATATCACCTGGAGTTCAAAACTTTGCTATGTATGCCTCAGTGGGGCACCCCTAACTCTAGACTAGGAGCTCAAATCCTGAGATGTATTACAAACTCGTTATACTgagagaaaagtaaaaaaaagactaaactaaaaatggaattatttATAATAGCAGACTAACTTAAATCTTCTCATCTGACGTTCAAAGTCACATGAACATTACAAATGCACTCGAACTAAAGGAAGTTATAATGTCAACTAGAATCTTGAAAAAGCCAAATTCAAAATCTACCACTTCTCTAACCAAACACTTAATATTAGCAggtcttttaatgtttttcaagCTTTTCCATCTCTTCTAAAACGATTGAAGCAAACTTTGCTTTGATTCTTGCCTGCACAAGAGGTGTGAAGCTGTCTAACTGGGCAGCCAATGACTGGCAGTATCCAAAATTTCGCGACTGGTTTTGGTTCATTGGGGTCTCAACGATACTACGCAGGGCTTTTGCAGCCTCCTCAATAAGGGCATCTGCACTTGACTGTCCTTTAATtggttctttttttgtcttcttgaCTGGGGGCTCTCGTTCTGGTAAGGCTTTATTTCTAGTCTGCTCGGAACTTCCGCCCGAGTCATCTGCCCCTTTGCCTCCTTGTACAAGAATATTGGGATTGGCATTGCCTTTGGAAGCTCTCGGTGAGGCTTCACTTCTCTGCTGCGGCAAGTGCAAGGCCTCTGTCACTTTAAGGCCCTGTACTTGAATAGGGCTGACAAAGTCCTTCGAAGGTCTAGGAACGGGTGAGGCTTCACTTCTCTTTTGCTGCAAGTTCTTGTGCAAAACCTCTATCGCTTTAATGCCTTGTACTTGAATAGGGCTGGCAAAGCCCTTTGATGGCCCAGGTGAGGCTTCCCCTTTTTGCTGTGACAAGTTCTCTCTCCCTTTGAAGCCCTGCACGTGAACAAAGCCTTTTGAAGTTGTGCAGTAAACTTCTTGCAGGTCATCATCAATTTCTTGCCCTTTCCCTTGAAACAGATTCAATTTCTTGCCCTTTCCCTTGTCTGACAGTTTTACTCTTTCCACAGAGTCTCTTTCTTGTATGCTATAGACTGGAAGGAAGGCATCTCTTGATTCTTCTTCACTGTACTCACTGCTTTCCCCAGTTGCCGCCACAACCACAACTTCCTTGCTCATATCTGGAAGATTTCCGCTGGTCCTGAAAAAAGGGAACCTATTAATCACAAGTCTCCCCCCCCAAACATCAGTGACGGGATGACTTCATTAAGTTTTGTCCGACTGCTAGCACCACAACTCTCGAAAGGgttgaaatattttgttcaaacttTGAGAGGATACAAAAACAAGACCAAAGGTTACGATGGGATCCCAAAAATTCACTATTTGATCCAGACTCGGCCTTACTTTTGACCCAAAGAATCCTCACACCAAGTCTCATGAAAATATCTCATTCTCTTCGAGAGTTATCGTGCttacagacggacggacagacggACAACTTTTGCGATGTCAAAGGTATCCCTCCAGTTACGTATTGGGATCCCAAAAAGTCATATTTCACGATGCATGTAGCTGACGTATCCGGTTTACAGCGTCAAATATGATTCACAATCAGCTAGGTCTGaaggaatattaaaaaaaaaaatccaagctgACGTGACAGCCGATTTACGGataagaaaaatatgaagacgTGAACTTCCTATTCTCACCGGACAGGTAGTTTGCCCAGAAGCAAATCCCTGAAAAAGATTGTTTGCCCCGAATCCAGGCGAAGCCCaggaaaatattgttttataaaaaaaaaaataatcaaagaatACTATTTGTTCTCGCCTCAGAGGGATAGTCCAACTGGAACCATGACAAAACAGGATGTGTATGGATGAACCAAAAAACTGCAAGGCACGACTTTTTGTATTAACACGACTTCCTCTTGCTTATTCTGcattttataatttagtttCCATATTGAATTACAAGCTTActtcttttatactttttactTCTTACTTCTTTTATTTGTAAGTTTTCCCACATTTTAACCACGGCTCGTTCagtttttcaaatgttttgggCCCAGCCGCCGTGTCGGAGAGCAGGAAAGCTGGACATAGTCGACAAGCGCTAACAAGAAAATCGCTATTTTCTCGTGGACAGAAATGGTGTTTCCGAAACAAATTTCTACCCATTTCATAGGTTAAAGATCATTTCTAGGCAAGAGTTGTGCtttaaaaaaagtcaagaaaatCCACACAGAAGACAGAATAATTGTAGTCTGTGTGATGTAATGCTGTAGtctgtttttcttaaaacagtcgttttctcaagaaaaatagtaaataaaaatgacaaccaAGTCGGTAAATACCTTGACCCCCCAGACATTTTGGCTAGTATCGTTAAAAAAAGATAGTCAATTTTAggctctgaagcattaaaataagaactctgaggcattaaaacaagagctctgaaggattaaaataagagctgtgaagcattaaaataaaagctctcaAGCATTAAAatagctctgaagcattaaaacaagagctctgaagcattaaaataagaactcttaagtattaaaataagaaatcggAAGcattataataagagctctgaagcaataaaataagagttctgaagcattaaaataagaactctgaagcattaaaacaagagctctgaaacattagaataagaactctgaagcactaaaataagaactctgaagtattaaaataatagatctgaggcattaaaataagagctctgaagcattgaaataagagctctgaagcattaaaataaaaactctgaagtattaaaataagagctctgaagcattaaaataagaactctgaagcattaaaataagagttctgaagtattaaaataagagctctgaagcattaaaataagagctctgaagcattaaaataagagctctcaagCATTAAAAGAGTTCTGAAGTATTAAGATAAGAGATCTGAGGCATtacaataagagctttgaagcattaaaataagagctctgaagcatctAAATAAGAGCTCGGAAgcatttaaataagagctctgaagtattaaaataagagatatgaatCAGATCTCTAAAATATAATCccaagcattaaaataagatctctaaaatattagaataagagctctgaaccaTTAAAATATCTTGCCCAATGTCTATCGAATCTACTGTCCCTTTTGAATCTCTACAACCTCATATTAGcatcttccaattttttttctaacttctgAAACTACAGTCAATAGTGAAAGTTGCTCCTGAGATGTTCAGTTCGTTCAAAATCGGGAtagggactagaggcatatctattcCGCTTCAGAGTGTCGAAAAATTTCTGAAgttctgaagcattaaaataagagctccgaagtattaaaataagagctctgaagcattaaaataaaagctctgaagcattaaaataaaagctctgaagtattaaaataagagctgtgaagcatttaaataagagctctaaagtattaaaataagagatctgaggcattacaataagagctctgaagcattaaaataagagctctgaagcattaaaataagagctctgaagtatcaaaagaagagctctgaagcattagaataagagctctgaagcatttaaataagagctaggaagtattaaaataagagatatgaatCAGATCTCTAAAATATAATCccaagcattaaaataagatctctgaagCATtaagaataagagctctgaagcattaatATATCTTGCCCAATGTCTATCGAATCTACTGTCCCTTTTGAATCTCTCTGTAACCTCATATTAGcaccttccaatttttttttaacttctgaaactacagtcactagtgaaagttgCTCCTCAGATGTTCAGTTCGTTCAAAATTGGGAtagggactagaggcatatctattcCGCTTCAGAGTGTTGAAACAAATTATATTCGATTCTGCTACGTCGATTGTTAGGTCATTACATGACcattcggtctttagctgatcaaataagTGGTCTGAAAACTActttgttatgatagtgttttcgacTAGGTAAGTGAGCACCatggacagatcatctacaaacCTGTAACGGTCGTCATTATAGCTAAGCAGGGAGTTAATTACAggcaggaaaattattccagctaatttaTCGCTTTATGGGGCCCTGTAAGAAGTACGATGAATCCAAGTGGTTTTCGTGGAgggcaaaattttgttttggccAGTTAAGAAGGTCAAAAACCGTTACAATGTCAAGAGTGCGTCACTTGGCACTCATTTTCTGGAGAATCATGCCCGCAGTCAGATGTCAGTCAGGTGTCATTAAAATATTAATCGAatctattgtcctttttgaatCTCTCTTCAAACTCATATTAGcatctttcaatttttcaacttcttcttgACTTCTTAATAAGGCTTCGGTTGAAACTTTGATTAAAACTTCCTTTTGGCTTCTTGATAAGGCTTCGATTAAAACGCTTCGAGAAGCATGGTGTGAAAAGGTTTGTCCTGACGCGTTCAAATTTTCTAAGCTCAAGTCataagtatttcttttttatagaatcATAGTCTCGCTACCTTGGTCCCTCATTTCTTCAAGAGGTCTTTTTCTTGAGGGTTCATAGTTAGAATTGTTTGCATCCGGTTCATCAAGTAATTGGACGAAAAGACCCTCTGCCTTATCAGGTCTCAAATTAAAGcttctttcctttctttttcctctacctttcttttttcttaaatttacaGCTTCTCTAGGACTTTggctacttttttttctaaatgatcTTTTCTTGGCTTTAATCTAGTGGAAACATTTTCTGCTTCAACAGGGAGTGAAGCTCTTGTACGATCTACAATATTTCTAATCGAAGTGTCGATTCTTTTCATATGGATAtcaatttcatgaaaaaattttatgatCCCTTCGATTCATCTAAAGCTGTAATTTGGCTCACTTATTTCCACAGAAGTTGAGTTAACATCCTTGAAAACAGAGTTATTCATAAATGAATCTTGGTTACGATCGTCAAATTTGTCAAACTTTTGGTGATCTTCTCTCATTGCTTAATGTTCTGAAATTGACAACGGATTTTCAGAGCcaatctatataaataaaaataagttgtctgtgtgtgtgtttgtcgagtgacgtcatgtttgtcgactgacgaaattacagaccgggacatcgagacataaatggcgaccgggacatctatctatctatctatatactagctgttggggtggcgcttcgcccccccctcCAAAGCCCCCcaagcgcgtaagtcgttacgcgccattgtagttgtttccctgtgtcccacctgtgaatatatatatatatatatatatatatatatatatatatatatatttatgtttttaactacgtaaaacttgcgaatatacaacattctttgctgtcccattgtctgtgtatataaatagattgtcaggcttaccgactcttgaacatgcaacatataatggtccgtggaaaaaaaatccgtattcagatttatacctcatgattctaatgattgcctctagctttgttgattgtgattgctaatcgaccattccctctgttgccgtcgtcatttatatatccccctgttcccccggcgtccccgttgtagttgtgtcccggtcgtcatttatattccctgtgtcccggtcgtcatttgtgtcccggtgtcccagtctgtgatttctctttgagtgtcccgggcgtcatttatattccttgtatcccggtgtcccagtcgtcatttgtgtcccggtgtcccggtctgtatacacattcgtttttgaattggtcttttttttagtttttagttttttacctttttttagtttttttaattatacctcatgattctaatgattgcccttgagtttcgttgatggtgattgctaattgaacattccctgtgtccccgtcgtcatttatatatccccctgtgccctcggcgtccccgttgtagttgtgtctcggtcgtcatttatatgccctgtgtcccggtcgtcatttatattccctgtgtcccggtcgtcatttgtgtcccggtgtcccagtctgtgatttctctttgagtgtcccgggcgtcagttatattctttgtgtcccggtcgtcatttgtgtcccggtgtcccggtctgtatacacattcgattttgaattggttttttttagtttttagtttcttaatctttattttttttagttttgtttttctcctttatttttcatttttttttcttttttttattttttttttcgtttttcgtttttttagttttgtagcttttttagtttttttttattagcttttagtttttttttctttttagttttttgtagtttttacctttttttattttttagtttttttttttacttatgtcctggtcgtcatttatactccctgtgtcccggtcgtcatttgtttcccggtgctttgttgaaggtgattgctaattaatcattccttgtgtcccggtcactttctctttgagaaagattaaataaagattaatctttaatctttaaaaataaagattaagaaaaagaaaaaagaaaaaaaaactaaaaaaaagtaaaaaccaaaaaaaaaactaaaaaaggggaaaaatacaaaaatttatttcatcatataccatttcaaaaacgaatatatatacagaccgggacaccgggatacaaatgacgaccgggacacagggaatataaatgacgaccgggacaaaactacaacggggacgccggggggcacagggggatatataaatgacgacggggatacagggaatgttcaattagcaatcaccatcaatgaAACTCAGGGGCAATCATTCGAATCATTAggtacaattaaaaaaactaaaaaaaggtaaaaaactaaaaactaaaaaaaaacaattcaaaatcgaatgtgtatacagaccgggacaccgggacacaaatgacgaccgggacaccgggacacaaagaatataactgacgcccgggacactcaaagagaaatcacagactgggacaccgggacacaaatgacgaccgggacacagggaatataaatgacgaccgggacacagggaatataaatgacgaccgagacacaactacaacggggacgccgagggcacagggggatatataaatgacgacggggacacagggaatgttcaattagcaatcaccatcaacgaaactcaagggcaatcattagaatcatgaggtataatttaaaaaactaaaaaaaggtaaaaaactaaaaactaaaaaaagaccaattcaaaaacgaatgtgtatacagaccgggacacaaatgacgaccgggacaccgggatacaaggaatataaatgacgcccgggacactcaaagagaaatcacagactgggacaccgggacacaaatgacgaccgggacacagggaatataaatgacgaccgggacacaactacaacggggacaccgggggaacagggggatatataaatgacgacggcaacagagggaatggtcgattagcaatcacaatcaacaaagctagaggcaatcattagaatcatgaggtataaatctgaatacggattgttttcccacggaccattatatgttgcatgttcaagagtcggtaagcctgacaatctatttatatacacagacaatgggacagcaaagaatgttgtatattcgcaagttttacgtagttaaaaacataaatatatatatattcacaggtgggacacagggaaacaactacaatggcgcgtaacgacttacgcacttggggggcttgggaggggggtggggggcgaagcgccaccccaacagctagtatatagatagatagatagatgtcccggtcaCCATTTATGtctcgatgtcccggtctgtaatttcgtcagtcgacaaacatgacgtcactcgacaaacacacacacagacaacttatttttatttatatagattgGCTCTGAAAATCCGTTGTCAGTTTCAGAACATTAAGCAATGAGAGAAGATCACCAAAAGTTTGACAAATTTGACGATCGTAACCAAGATTCATTTATGAATAACTCTGTTTTCAAGGATGTTAACTCAACTTCTGTGGAAATAAGTGAGCCAAATTCCAGCTTTAGATGAATCGAAGGGatcataaaattttttcatgaaattgaTATCCATATGAAAAGAATCGACACTTCGAATAGAAATATTGTAGATCGTACAAGAGCTTCACTACCTGTTGAAGCAGAAAATGTTTCCACTAGATTAAAGCCAAGAAAAgatcatttagaaaaaaaagtagccAAAGTCCTAGAGAAGCtgtaaatttgagaaaaaagaaaggtaGAGGAAAAAGAGAGGAAAGAAGCTTTAATTTGAGACCTGATAAGGCAGAGGGTTTTTTCGTCCAATTACTTGATGAACCGGGTGCAAACAATTCTAACTATGAACCCTCAAGAAAAAGACCTCTTGAAGAAATGAGGGACCAAGGTAGCGAGACTATgattctataaaaaagaaatacttatGACTTGAGCTTAGAAAATTTGAACGCGTCAGGACAAACCTTTTCAAACCATGCTTCTCGAAGCGTTTTAATCGAAGCCTTATCAAGAAGCCAAAAGGAAGTTTTAATCAAAGTTTCAACCGAAGCCTTATTAAGAAGTcaagaagaagttgaaaaattgaaagataCTAATATGAGTTTGAAGAGAGattcaaaaaggacaatagatTCGATTAATATTTTAATGACACCTGACTGACATCTGACTGCGGGCATGATTCTCCAGAAAATGAGTGCCAAGTGACGCACTCTTGACATTGTAACGGTTTTTGACCTTCTTAACtgcccaaaacaaaaattttgcccTCCACGAAAACCACTTGGATTCATCGTACTTCTTACAGGGCCCCATAAAGCGAtaaattagctggaataattttcctgccTGTAAATAACTCCCTGCTTAGCTATCATgacgaccgttacaagtttgtagatgatctgtccatGGCGCTCACTTACCTAgtcgaaaacactatcataacaaagTAGTTTTCAGACCActtatttgatcagctaaagaccgaatgGTCATGTAATGACCTAACAATCGACGTAGCAGAATCGAATATAATTTGTTTCAACACTCTGAAGCGgaatagatatgcctctagtccctaTCCCAATTTTGAACGAACTGAACATCTGAGGAGcaactttcactagtgactgtagtttcagaagttaaaaaaaaattggaaggtgCTAATATGAGGTTACAGAGAGATTCAAAAGGGACAGTAGATTCGATAGACATTGGGCAAGATATattaatgcttcagagctcttattcttaATGcttcagagatcttattttaatgcttggGATTATATTTTAGAGATCTGattcatatctcttattttagtacttccgagctcttatttaaatgcttcagagctcttattctaatgcttcagagctcttcttttgatacttcagagctcttattttaatgtttcagagctct encodes the following:
- the LOC136034609 gene encoding uncharacterized protein LOC136034609 — translated: MSKEVVVVAATGESSEYSEEESRDAFLPVYSIQERDSVERVKLSDKGKGKKLNLFQGKGQEIDDDLQEVYCTTSKGFVHVQGFKGRENLSQQKGEASPGPSKGFASPIQVQGIKAIEVLHKNLQQKRSEASPVPRPSKDFVSPIQVQGLKVTEALHLPQQRSEASPRASKGNANPNILVQGGKGADDSGGSSEQTRNKALPEREPPVKKTKKEPIKGQSSADALIEEAAKALRSIVETPMNQNQSRNFGYCQSLAAQLDSFTPLVQARIKAKFASIVLEEMEKLEKH
- the LOC136034610 gene encoding uncharacterized protein LOC136034610 isoform X2, which translates into the protein MREKHGMYEALTKEMEASDDELFFQTYRMSKEQMDFIASCVSSLIEKNDTVMKPAIVAKCRLAMTLRFLASGDSMFSLSIAFRVSRAALSGIIMETCQALWTVLQPLYMKPPTEEDLKLVSREFNDLWQFPNCKGQLMESIVGFISPPILALITTTLTTLKA
- the LOC136034610 gene encoding uncharacterized protein LOC136034610 isoform X1, coding for MAVVDARYRFLYIDVGAEGKENDSTVFKRSSFGKALEVNRLPVPGDKELPNTSCPLPRVFIGDEAFPLKTNSLKPFSRYGDLTTDKKIFNYRLSRARRVVENTFGILASRFRVLKSTMMGKLETIDHIVKAVCVLHNFLMVTNAQNGNSYFTPVLVDREASGQIIPGSWRRQSIPVLPSGNISGNFSGRDALKIREAFKDYFCGVGRVPWQDEAILRGNFCLFFFSG